A genomic stretch from Pyxidicoccus xibeiensis includes:
- a CDS encoding type II CAAX endopeptidase family protein — MEDSAPSDSRPPEPPSPEPSMSPRTLAVGSAALGLALFILVGGTVQFLNPAFGIWFTELFVFLALGWVMLRFARWRPAVYTGLTPVPRASTVFGFLLGVANFFALVVPIQFLAQKVAPEWLTKLFDGSRLFQGQTSVELALILAGVTVAAPLCEEFFFRGIFQKGLTPARPASPVRALVISSVVFSAFHLDPVGFVARVELGLLFGWLYLRTGSLWPSIGAHAANNAVSSVAFLVAKAMGPEASEAETDPRAVLALAGLGWVALLGLMSAARHFPAVWGRGTEAAPENARQPGPVPSFATLLLPWVAGATVSLGLLAAVDARGISLNYYDAQHPLPSLEKDAPPGLQAERSALDALRAGARRGDVPMEAYHEERLRQIQAHRQATSRQKQP, encoded by the coding sequence GTGGAAGACTCCGCTCCCAGCGACTCACGGCCGCCCGAGCCTCCCTCCCCGGAGCCGTCGATGAGTCCCCGCACGCTGGCGGTGGGCAGCGCGGCGCTCGGGCTGGCGCTCTTCATCCTGGTGGGCGGCACCGTGCAGTTCCTCAACCCGGCGTTCGGCATCTGGTTCACGGAGCTGTTCGTCTTCCTGGCGCTGGGCTGGGTGATGCTGCGCTTCGCCAGGTGGCGGCCCGCCGTCTACACGGGCCTGACGCCCGTGCCCCGCGCGTCCACCGTCTTCGGCTTCCTGCTGGGCGTGGCCAACTTCTTCGCGCTGGTGGTGCCCATCCAGTTCCTGGCCCAGAAGGTCGCCCCCGAGTGGCTGACAAAACTCTTCGACGGCTCGCGCCTCTTCCAGGGACAGACGAGCGTGGAGCTGGCCCTCATCCTCGCGGGCGTCACCGTGGCCGCGCCCCTGTGCGAGGAGTTCTTCTTCCGGGGCATCTTCCAGAAGGGGCTCACCCCCGCGCGCCCGGCGTCACCGGTGCGCGCGCTGGTCATCTCCTCGGTGGTGTTCAGCGCGTTCCACCTGGACCCGGTGGGCTTCGTCGCCCGCGTGGAGCTGGGCCTGCTGTTCGGGTGGCTCTACCTGCGCACGGGCTCGCTGTGGCCGAGCATCGGCGCGCACGCCGCCAACAACGCGGTGTCCTCCGTGGCCTTCCTCGTCGCGAAGGCGATGGGTCCGGAGGCCAGCGAGGCGGAGACGGACCCGCGCGCCGTGCTGGCGCTCGCGGGCCTGGGCTGGGTGGCGCTGCTGGGGCTCATGTCCGCCGCGCGCCACTTCCCCGCTGTCTGGGGACGGGGCACGGAGGCCGCTCCAGAAAACGCGCGGCAGCCCGGCCCGGTGCCGTCCTTCGCAACGCTGCTGCTGCCCTGGGTGGCGGGCGCCACGGTGTCGCTGGGGCTGCTGGCAGCGGTGGATGCTCGCGGCATCTCCCTCAACTACTACGACGCCCAGCACCCGCTGCCTTCACTCGAGAAGGACGCGCCCCCCGGGCTCCAGGCGGAGCGCTCGGCGCTCGACGCACTCCGGGCCGGCGCTCGCCGGGGGGACGTGCCGATGGAGGCGTACCACGAGGAGCGCCTGCGGCAGATCCAGGCGCACCGCCAGGCCACGAGCCGCCAGAAGCAGCCCTGA